In the Streptomyces fradiae ATCC 10745 = DSM 40063 genome, one interval contains:
- a CDS encoding MFS transporter yields MSDTTTQPRGGIGRIVGASLIGTTIEWYDFFLYGSAAALVFNTLFFPTSDPLVGTLIAFVTYAIGFAARPLGGIVFGHFGDKIGRKKLLVLSLLMMGGATFAMGLLPTYETIGVWAPILLTVLRLVQGFALGGEWGGAVLIVSEHGGDRHRGFWASWPQAGAPGGNLLATGVLALLAAVQSEETFQSWGWRVPFLLSGLLVVIGLWIRVSVSESPVFLAAQAKAEAAAAEGAKEEAPVVEVFRRSWREVLAAIGTRFGENISYYILTSFLLVYVTVHLGLPKSTALNAVLIGSAVHFVTIPLWGALSDRLGRRPVTLIGSVGMAVWAFVFFGLVDSGSFTVITLAVTAGLLLHGAMYGPQAAFISEMFDTKVRYSGASMGSQLASILAGALAPIIAVELLKEYDSSVPIAVYLSVAAVVTTITVAVTRETLGRDLTRSRNE; encoded by the coding sequence ATGTCTGACACCACCACCCAGCCGAGAGGCGGCATCGGCCGCATCGTCGGAGCGAGCCTGATCGGCACCACCATCGAGTGGTACGACTTCTTCCTGTACGGCTCGGCCGCGGCCCTGGTCTTCAACACGCTCTTCTTCCCCACCTCCGACCCCCTGGTGGGCACGCTCATCGCGTTCGTCACGTACGCCATCGGGTTCGCCGCCCGGCCGCTCGGCGGCATCGTCTTCGGCCACTTCGGGGACAAGATCGGCCGCAAGAAGCTCCTGGTGCTCAGCCTCCTCATGATGGGCGGCGCCACCTTCGCCATGGGCCTGCTGCCCACCTACGAGACCATCGGCGTGTGGGCCCCGATCCTGCTGACGGTGCTGCGCCTGGTCCAGGGCTTCGCGCTCGGCGGCGAGTGGGGCGGCGCCGTCCTGATCGTCTCCGAGCACGGCGGGGACAGGCACCGCGGCTTCTGGGCCTCCTGGCCGCAGGCCGGCGCACCCGGCGGCAACCTGCTCGCGACCGGTGTGCTGGCGCTGCTCGCCGCCGTCCAGTCGGAGGAGACGTTCCAGTCGTGGGGCTGGCGCGTCCCGTTCCTGCTGTCCGGGCTGCTCGTGGTGATCGGCCTGTGGATCCGCGTCTCGGTGTCCGAGTCCCCGGTCTTCCTGGCGGCGCAGGCGAAGGCCGAGGCAGCGGCCGCCGAGGGCGCCAAGGAGGAGGCCCCGGTCGTGGAGGTGTTCCGGCGCAGCTGGCGCGAGGTGCTCGCGGCCATCGGCACCCGCTTCGGCGAGAACATCTCGTACTACATCCTCACCTCCTTCCTCCTGGTCTACGTCACCGTCCACCTGGGGCTGCCCAAGAGCACCGCGCTCAACGCCGTCCTGATCGGCTCCGCCGTCCACTTCGTCACCATCCCGCTGTGGGGTGCGCTGTCGGACCGGCTGGGCCGGCGCCCGGTCACGCTCATCGGCTCGGTGGGCATGGCGGTCTGGGCGTTCGTCTTCTTCGGCCTCGTCGACTCCGGGTCGTTCACGGTGATCACGCTGGCCGTGACGGCGGGTCTGCTGCTGCACGGCGCGATGTACGGACCGCAGGCCGCGTTCATCTCCGAGATGTTCGACACCAAGGTCCGCTACTCCGGCGCCTCCATGGGCTCCCAGCTCGCCTCGATCCTCGCCGGCGCCCTCGCTCCGATCATCGCGGTCGAGCTGCTGAAGGAGTACGACTCCTCCGTCCCGATCGCCGTCTACCTCAGCGTGGCGGCCGTCGTCACCACCATCACGGTGGCCGTCACGAGGGAGACCCTCGGGCGCGACCTCACCCGCTCGCGGAACGAGTAG
- a CDS encoding tannase/feruloyl esterase family alpha/beta hydrolase — protein MGLLADSPALSPAPPPRPPAAPARPHGRRTSGARRSAAAALALAALVATAGPATAAPGTSVPGASTPGGAAGHCPRVGQVRVPGAEHQRSACLDELTTAGTVASGHTDPADWAGLTPRSLPVPSGVPGIQIDGYFPDTSTTNGNHGWNHDSQFVVRLPDRWNGGLVVAGTPGNREQYANDRAIADWVLARGYAYAATDKGNTGPAFHRDGAEPGDAVAEWNDRLTQLTRAARETVAQRYRRPPSRTLVTGMSNGGYLVRWQLENHPELYDGGVDWEGTLWRVEGPNLLDFLPKALRAYPEYAAGGAGAPAARRALHAAGFPAGSEFLWPYHHQVYWDLTQRVYREEFDPDFDGATEAGTPYCAPGTPACDADYDYGTRPDDVRRAVRKIALTGRIGRPLITLHGTLDVLLPIGRDSDVYARMVREAGRGHLHRYYRIEGGTHADSLFDAFPDRLRPLVPCHRAGFTALERWVVRGDRPPASGTVARPPGADAASLVAHCSLRGRRFS, from the coding sequence ATGGGGCTTCTCGCCGACAGCCCGGCGCTGTCACCCGCTCCCCCGCCACGTCCGCCCGCTGCTCCAGCGCGTCCGCACGGGCGCCGGACGTCCGGGGCCCGCCGGAGCGCGGCCGCGGCCCTGGCCCTCGCCGCCCTGGTGGCCACCGCCGGGCCGGCCACGGCCGCCCCCGGCACTTCGGTGCCCGGGGCGTCGACGCCCGGCGGCGCCGCCGGGCACTGCCCGCGCGTCGGGCAGGTCCGCGTTCCGGGCGCCGAGCACCAGCGGTCGGCCTGCCTGGACGAGCTGACGACGGCCGGCACGGTCGCCTCCGGGCACACCGACCCCGCCGACTGGGCGGGCCTCACGCCCCGCTCCCTGCCCGTGCCGAGCGGGGTGCCGGGCATCCAGATCGACGGCTACTTCCCCGACACCTCCACCACCAACGGCAACCACGGCTGGAACCACGACTCCCAGTTCGTCGTCCGCCTGCCCGACCGGTGGAACGGCGGCCTCGTGGTGGCCGGCACCCCCGGCAACCGCGAGCAGTACGCGAACGACCGGGCCATCGCCGACTGGGTGCTGGCCAGGGGCTACGCGTACGCCGCCACCGACAAGGGCAACACCGGGCCCGCCTTCCACCGCGACGGGGCGGAGCCGGGCGACGCCGTCGCCGAGTGGAACGACCGTCTCACCCAGCTCACGCGAGCGGCCCGCGAGACGGTGGCGCAGCGCTACCGCCGGCCGCCCTCGCGCACCCTGGTGACCGGGATGTCGAACGGCGGCTACCTGGTGCGCTGGCAACTGGAGAACCACCCCGAGCTGTACGACGGCGGAGTCGACTGGGAAGGCACCCTGTGGCGCGTCGAGGGCCCCAACCTGCTGGACTTCCTGCCGAAGGCGCTGCGCGCGTACCCCGAGTACGCCGCGGGGGGCGCCGGCGCGCCCGCGGCGCGGCGGGCCCTGCACGCGGCGGGCTTCCCGGCGGGCTCGGAGTTCCTGTGGCCGTACCACCACCAGGTCTACTGGGACCTCACCCAGCGCGTCTACCGCGAGGAGTTCGACCCGGACTTCGACGGCGCGACCGAGGCGGGCACCCCGTACTGCGCGCCCGGCACCCCGGCCTGCGACGCCGACTACGACTACGGCACGCGCCCCGACGACGTGCGGCGGGCCGTGCGGAAGATCGCCCTCACCGGCAGGATCGGCCGCCCCCTGATCACCCTGCACGGCACCCTGGACGTCCTGCTGCCGATAGGGCGGGACTCCGACGTCTACGCCCGCATGGTGCGCGAAGCCGGCCGCGGCCACCTGCACCGCTACTACCGGATCGAGGGCGGCACGCACGCGGACTCGCTGTTCGACGCCTTCCCCGACAGGCTGCGGCCGCTCGTGCCCTGCCACCGCGCCGGCTTCACCGCCCTGGAGCGGTGGGTCGTCAGGGGCGACCGCCCGCCCGCCTCCGGGACGGTCGCGCGGCCTCCGGGCGCGGACGCCGCGTCGCTCGTCGCCCACTGCTCCCTGCGCGGACGAAGGTTCTCCTGA
- a CDS encoding 3-hydroxybutyrate dehydrogenase encodes MTNTFPTPVPPPPDAAADLSGRTAMVTGGGSGIGRACVLALARAGAAVHVVDRDGAAAEAVARMAGGQAHEADLADRAAIDLLPSGVDVLVNNAGLQHVAPLTEFPAERFELIQKVMVTAPFLLMRRVLPHMYGQGWGRIVNVSSVHGLRASAYKSAYVAAKHGLEGLSKVAAIEGAPHGVTSNCVSPGYVRTPLVEGQVRDQAAAHGISEGDVLSEVMLARSPVKRLLEPEEVAAAVLWLCGPHTGYLTGASLPLDGGWTAG; translated from the coding sequence ATGACGAACACCTTTCCCACTCCGGTTCCTCCACCGCCCGACGCCGCGGCCGACCTGAGCGGCCGCACGGCGATGGTGACCGGCGGCGGCAGCGGCATCGGACGGGCCTGCGTGCTCGCCCTGGCCCGGGCCGGGGCCGCCGTGCACGTCGTGGACCGGGACGGAGCCGCCGCCGAGGCCGTCGCGAGGATGGCCGGCGGACAGGCCCATGAGGCCGACCTCGCGGACCGGGCCGCGATCGACCTCCTCCCGTCCGGGGTGGACGTGCTGGTCAACAACGCCGGCCTCCAGCACGTCGCCCCGCTCACCGAGTTCCCGGCGGAGCGGTTCGAACTGATCCAGAAGGTGATGGTGACCGCCCCGTTCCTGCTGATGCGCCGGGTCCTGCCGCACATGTACGGGCAGGGGTGGGGCCGGATCGTGAACGTCTCCAGCGTCCACGGACTGCGGGCCAGCGCCTACAAGTCCGCCTACGTCGCCGCCAAGCACGGCCTCGAGGGGCTGAGCAAGGTCGCGGCGATCGAGGGCGCCCCGCACGGGGTGACCAGCAACTGCGTCAGTCCCGGCTACGTCCGCACGCCGCTCGTCGAGGGCCAGGTCCGCGACCAGGCCGCCGCGCACGGCATCAGCGAGGGCGACGTCCTCTCGGAGGTGATGCTGGCCCGCTCGCCCGTCAAACGGCTCCTGGAGCCGGAGGAGGTCGCCGCGGCCGTGCTGTGGCTGTGCGGCCCGCACACCGGCTACCTGACCGGCGCCTCCCTGCCGCTCGACGGCGGCTGGACCGCCGGCTGA
- a CDS encoding DinB family protein, whose product MTDLKAELHRELRAGRAGLLSKLDGLTAYDMRRPMTPTATNLLGLVKHLAGLEYGYLGASFDRPAPEPLAWVEDGSIWDGADMWARPDESGKYIVELYRRACAHADRTITDLALDTPGQVPHWPEDRRATTLGVLLVRMVSETARHAGHADVLRELIDGEAGPDHDGFGDEAEWRRYHARVQAAADTHRASGGPRCVSRSRRPL is encoded by the coding sequence GTGACCGATCTCAAAGCGGAGTTGCACCGCGAGCTGCGGGCAGGACGGGCCGGTCTGCTCTCCAAGCTGGATGGGCTCACCGCATACGACATGCGCCGGCCCATGACGCCCACCGCCACGAACCTGCTGGGGTTGGTCAAGCATCTGGCAGGCCTTGAGTACGGATACCTCGGCGCATCGTTCGACCGGCCGGCACCAGAGCCGCTGGCCTGGGTCGAGGACGGTTCGATCTGGGACGGCGCAGACATGTGGGCCCGGCCCGACGAGTCCGGCAAGTACATCGTCGAGCTCTATCGACGTGCCTGCGCGCATGCCGACCGGACCATCACGGATCTCGCACTCGACACGCCGGGCCAGGTGCCGCACTGGCCCGAAGACCGCCGGGCCACCACCCTGGGCGTGCTGCTCGTCCGCATGGTCTCCGAGACCGCCCGGCATGCCGGCCACGCCGATGTCCTGCGAGAGCTCATCGACGGCGAAGCCGGACCGGATCACGACGGCTTCGGCGACGAGGCCGAGTGGCGGCGGTATCACGCCCGTGTTCAGGCGGCGGCCGACACCCACCGCGCATCAGGCGGGCCCCGTTGCGTGTCGAGGTCTCGACGCCCTCTTTGA